The following coding sequences are from one Lolium rigidum isolate FL_2022 chromosome 6, APGP_CSIRO_Lrig_0.1, whole genome shotgun sequence window:
- the LOC124664990 gene encoding ubiquitin-like-specific protease 1D encodes MEVDWRNRCVICGEVEAGVFQNKCSQTSRGHEAKTSWSLKNASPSFHLPPNKRSSRRHKTSKDKLDTEIFEMCMEDVWTCIDPEKMTDYAYFDSLWFNIYTNENDKSNVLRWIKAKKIFTRRYVFVPIVGWGHWSVLVLCNFGETKYLGTEKGPRMLLLDSLKTKRPTRLRTAINRFVVDILKNEEREEIEQFINEVELEFPEVPQQSGDDCGIYVLYFIYCFLVIEEMGEDLSKLVLKFFFIWLFRFKDALFDPEELKNLEDIRNDIHAYREKRDAKIAE; translated from the exons ATGGAGGTGGACTGGAGGAATAGGTGTGTGATTTGTGGGGAAGTTGAGGCGGGAG TGTTCCAAAACAAGTGCTCTCAAACAAGCAGGGGCCACGAAGCAAAGACATCGTGGAGCTTGAAGAATGCATCACCCTCCTTTCACCTCCCCCCAAACAAAAGGTCTAGCAGAAGGCACAAAACAAGTAAAGACAAGTTGGACACTGAAATTTTTGAAATGTGCATGGA GGACGTTTGGACATGCATAGATCCGGAAAAGATGACCGATTATGCATATTTTGATTCATTGTGGTTTAATATCTACACAAATGAGAATGATAAATCGAATGTCCTCAGATGGATAAAAGCTAAGAAAATATTCACAAGACGTTATGTATTTGTCCCTATAGTTGGTTG GGGTCACTGGAGCGTCCTTGTGTTGTGCAATTTTGGcgagacaaagtacttgggtactGAAAAGGGACCACGTATGCTGCTACTTGATTCTCTTAAAACCAAAAGGCCGACGAGACTGCGAACAGCCATCAACAG ATTTGTTGTTGATATTTTAAAAAACGAAGAGCGGGAAGAGATAGAGCAGTTCATAAACGAAGTTGAGCTTGAGTTTCCTGAG GTACCACAGCAAAGTGGGGATGACTGTGGTATATATGTTCTTTACTTTATCTACTGTTTTCTCGTAATCGAAGAAATGGGTGAAGATTTGAGCAAGCTGGTGC TAAAGTTTTTCTTCATCTGGTTATTTCGTTTTAAGGATGCCTTGTTTGATCCGGAGGAGCTAAAGAACCTAGAAGACATCCGCAATGATATCCATGCGTACCGAGA GAAAAGGGATGCCAAAATTGCAGAGTAG